The window aaatttaaacATAAGGGAAAAACCACAATCACTAATAAGGTACAACAGTCCTCTAAATTACAAGTCAAGGGCTGTGATTAAAGTCTAGGAATTTCGGTGATGTTTTTGCTCAAGATATGACTCGTATGTTATTGATAGGATTTGGCTGCAAGCTATGACACAAGTTACAAGTACATAATTTTATATCAGTTTTGGGAAATTTCTCatgatttttcttcattcttccCTTTCCTCTACCCAGCCTTATGAGGGACCTACCTCAGGTTCTAGCTAGCCAATCATCAGTTGTGCCTGCATCAGCCTACTTAAGGTTTGTTGCTGAAAGTAATGGAATTGCTTTCTGTACTTGTTTTTCTATCCATGCAGGAGATTCATCTGCAGAAAGAACATGATATGAGCAGATTTCTGAAAGAAGATGGTGCAAAAACTGGGATAAAGAGGAGAGAGCAACCCTGCGTTGTGCTCAAAATCAAGCAACCTAAATTAGTGTTTCAGATGAGCCAATCTCCATCTGCTGGTATAAAATTAAGATGAAGCTATGAGCAGTGCCTATCatctattttcaaaagaactaatttcttttgttttattttgttgaagGACAAAATGATGCTGCAGGTGTTCTTGAAGAAATGTTTTCTAGAGAATACACAGCCACAGAAGTTGAGTCATCTGCAATCTCACAAATGGAGCGAGCAGGTTGGGCACAACTTGAAATACTCTTCAGCTTAAGGAATATCTGGTGTTTTGTAGGGTTTAGGAAGAATCTTCTGAATGAACCATTCACTCACTTGACTAGGATTGGGATATTTGAACTCTGGAAGTAGTAGAATATCAGCTccaaattaaattgttttttgaTGATACTGATTTGCATATACTAGGCATGACTTATGTGAAGTTATTAACCTGCCAGCAACTATAGCCCTTTTCCTTGTCTGCTTAGATACACATACAGTAGGAAGGAACATGGTAAAGGAAGGATGTAATTTAATATctgtttatttctttttgttttgattttcacTCTGCATGTCTTTCCTGATTTAATACGTTCTTAAACTATGTCAGTAGAGAGAACAGCCATAGTTTCTGCAACAGATTGTCAGAGAAAGGAAGTCGAGGTGACTGAAAAGTCTGGTGGAATTCTTCATGATAATGAAGAACAACCTCCATTAATATGCTACAAGAAAAAGCATTCTGGCCTTAGAAAGATTAATTCTGTAGTGATGGAGGAAAACAACACAGGTAAATTATGTGACATATTATTGTGTTCCCctttttccataatttttcTGATTCAGATATTATTGTTTATAGGACATATTCGTCATGGTTTTGTGAATCAATGGAATGATCCAAGGGAGAAATCACTTGAAATTATGGTGCAGTCCCCTTTACTAGCCATGACAGGCGACAATGAACTGGAGGATGAAGGCTTACCTTTTGTGAAGAGCTTACCGATCTGGAAAGCAGTTCAATCTATGGAAATTTTCCAAGTCATGCCTCAAAACCCACATTTTCATCCATTAGttaaattgaaagaaatacTCCGTGAAGGAGTAGCTGTTGGTCACATGTTGACCTTTGCATCCTTGGTGCAGAAAACATTGAATTTGACAGTTGCGGATCCCAGGAACCTTTTTACTAGCATTTTAGATGCTCTTCTTGACTTGGAAATGCTTGGATTTGATGTGAAGGCAGTAAGGGATCGCACAAGTGAGTTGCTGGTCATGAAAGATAGATATGGACATCTTCAAGACCAATCTAAAGAAGTTGAAGTGCAGGTCAAACAGCATGCTCACGAGTTGaccaaaataaatgaagagaTTGATATAAACAAGAAGATGTTGAAAGAACTAGAAGAAAAGCAGGCAATACTCGTCTCAATAAGGGAGTCTAAAATATCCAAAATAGCCTCGTTGCAAGTATGTGCGGATGTTACTACCGGAGACATTCAAAGTGTAGAGTTTGATTTTGAGAATCTAGCAGCTAGTCCTTGGTAACTGGTCTGATACTGTGATGTTGTCTTTAACTGTTCTATTCCACTGTTTAACAGCTGAATCTTTTGTTCCACTGATAGTAAGTTTTGCAGTTACCCATATCGTTAGTCCGCTGAGACCAGACTTGCCAAATGTGAGGTGGGGGGAATTTCGATTGTGAATATGGATTTGTATGGCCATTGAGCTGCGTCTATTAGTATTTCATGTAAGTAAATTCTGCTTTTTGAAGAATCATAATAGTTAAGCGTATTAGCTAGCTAGTacctatgttagtgtttttttattttgtttaatcttTTGGGAAAGTTCTCCATTTGTGTTGTATGACACATAAGTGTACGCTGGACTTCTGGGACCAAAAAATTGCACCAAGTTTAACTTCATCACCAGGGTGGTTACTGGAAATGATACCAAATATTGGTTGGACAAGATGTTCATGTGTATTAATGGCCTTTGGGTTGAGCagcttgtttttttttgtaaacaaaGCTTCAGATGCTGATCGAACAGATAACTAATTAAGAGCAGTAGACTCTGATGGTGTGGTCATGGATGCAAGGGAGGGGAATGAGGATTGATTTCCTGAGGTTTGATCACTGACGCGAAAAATGTAGCATAGATGAGAACCATTTGTTGATTACGCCTGAGTGAATGTCCTGACAGTAAACTTTGATTACAGGGTCATGTAACTCCCCCAAAATTCAACTCAATATATGAGGTAAAGCACAGGCATATTTGAGGAAGGGTAAGCagaagttaaaaaaatatgcaCACTACATTATATTTTGCTCAgcatcataaaaatttaaggGGGAAAAATGTAACACAAGTTCACTGTGACCACAGTTCCAAACAAGATTTCTTGGCAAAATCAGCAACCTCTCTGCCGTTGTTTCTGAAGATGGTAACCCGAAAGATTCAGGCAAACATCTTCTTCCAGCAAAGAAAATTTCCTCCAGCTGGAGAGTAACCTAGCATACTCTGGGTGGTTCGCCATCTTCACTTGCCATGTTTTATTGGAAACCTGAAGTTTTACGTTCGTCCTCATCAAcggacaaaaaaaaaaaaaaaattataacgtGCATGAGTTGGATTTGAAGACAAACGTAGCACATACGAGATGTGCACATAAGAAGGTTGTATAATGACTTTGAAGAATGGATAATTGGAGTTGAGTTTTCGCGCACCTTCAAGAATAGATCACTGCTTTTCTTCTGATATACTCCAAAAAGGGTTGTGGATGGAGCCCTTTGTTCAGGCAAGTTTGCCTTATCAGTTTGATCATCACTAGCACCATCAGGTATTTCTAAATAATCAACTTCACTACCTCTTCCAATTGCACATCCATTCAAAATCGAAGATTCTCCCCTTCTTTTCCTTCTGTTTTTttaacagttttttttttgaaaagctgataattcattcaataTAAAGAACGTAGCTACAGCCATCAGGGAGGAAACCCAACCTCCAATCCAACaggaaaaggaacaaaaaacTTATCTGCAGCATCAACACCACCCCTGCCATCCCCACAAAGGCAGCGTACGCATCCCCATCAAACAAAAAGAGGTTAGCAAAACCTCAAACAAACAGACAGAGGTGATTCAGACATGACTTATAACAAATGTTCACATAAAAAATCTGCTTTTTTGGCATTAACTATTTAATATACTGACATGTCATAATATATaatgatataattatattatattacttTTCATGTCAACGTTATATTAATATCATGTaagataaaatgacaagtaacattttgattaaaataattaatcaactattaattataaagatctatttgaatcaaaataaaaatataaaaaattaattgaatataataaaaaaataatttttttaaaaaacttttcttaaaaagttcaaaaaaattttcaaatattatatcaatttttttaatttttcctttttgttgtttCAAGTTTTTTggaattcattttatttcacaatattcataatattctttttaaaatcaattcgAATTAAATGCtattatttagtttgaaatttttcgttaattaattgttttttatttaaaagaaattcaaattcaattctcttaaataagaaatatgtacACATATTATTAAGTCAAATACTCAATACttcattaatcaattttatatttattattttttacataCTTCATTAATCAATTGGATAAATAATTTGATCACTGTAAAAAGCTTACAAAGCCTAAAAGAACTATCAGGTTTGTTTCAGAATAAGTCAACATCTTGGAAGCGTAGTTGATGAAATGGTCTTGTTTAATTCTCCTGTTAGTGAAGAAGAGTTTGTCAATCCTGCTCTGAATGGTATTGGAGCTAACTCCTAGCGTAGttgataaataatatgaaattgTCTTGTTTAATTGATTCAGGTGTATCTCTTCATGttagaaacaagtttaaattaaaaaactaaacTTTTCCTTAGAATATGGTGGTCTAGATAAGCTCTTTGTTGGTATGGCACAAAATTATCTATCACTTATATTCGTTCTAATCTTTTTGCTCAcccattttcattaaataatgTTCTTTATGTTCCAAAAGCTAGCAAAACCCAATCTCATTTCAATCtccaaattcattaattccacCAAAGTTagtttttattgaatttttcccatcttttttcttgattaaaTAAAGGTGAAGTATATGCCGTCAAAGACACTAAGCTTCTGAAAAAACCACTTGCCCTTTCAATTTCTCAGACTCTCTCTTAATGTTTATATTACTTTGTATTAATTTGTTGTTGAGCTTGCAAACTTATCTTGTCAAACTCTCTCTCTACTATAATTACAATACAATCCGCTGCAATACTGAAAGgtctttttcattcaattttagcttttattaaaaactcTTTATGGCTTAATAAGTTTTGTGCATTTATATCtttgaagagaaaatcaattatataatatttttttaaaacgaaaaaaatattacaatgtcaaataaaaaattttatttatttcatttaactTATACAAGTATCTCAATTGTTAAATGATTCAACATTATAATGTAACTCTAGTTAAagtagaattaaaaaaaatgttattaatcaactattagttataaaaatttatttgatttaaaaaaatatataaaaaattaattaaaatttttaaaattatttaaattttttaaagtattatattttttaatttttattttaaaaaaactgagacaaaagaagaagaaatttcaCTTTGGAATGAAGCCAGGTCTGGCACGGGTTCCATTTACTATGCTTTGTCCCTGTTACTTGGCGGGCCCATTGTGCCTTAAATCTAAAATATTTGTTCTGTTTTCCAGTCAATAGATCGAAAGGTGATACATTTACAATGTACGCCCAGTTTCCGTGTGTTTATATATACTGTATGTTGGAGATTGGATGTGTAAAGCTATAAAACCCCACAGAATCATGGAATGATATTTGTGGTTACTTCTGGCTTGTAGCTACGACTGTCCAAAATACCACCGAATTTGACTTCTGAAATGACACGTCATAACACTAGTCTTTGGCTGGAATGGCCGAGGACCTACGTGTACAGCATTTGTTACACTTCCCACAACTTCTAGGAAAATTTTCTTCAGGTGACAGACCAACGACAACTTCAACTTACACCAGGCAATTATGTAAAATCCAATTGAATAgggtttaattttttattttctagatatagtatttaaaaaatattttaaaaaaaattaatttttttattttttattacattcaattacacctttatattttcattttaaatcaaataaactctaatagttgactaattattattaattaaaataatatttatcatCTTATATCACATGATACTGATATGTCATAATATATAATGATGTAGTATAATGATTTGATCATATAACATTACTTTCCACGTCAACGTTATGTTAGCACCACGtaacataaaataacaaatgatattttgattaaaataattaattaattattaattataaaagtttatttgaattaaaataaaaacatagaagtttgattgaatgcaatagaagaacaagaacttgtttaaattttcttaaataattcaaaattttttcaaaaagttatattaatttttaatttttcctttttgttgtttCAAGTTTTTTAGAATTCGTTTTATTTCACAAAATACataatattctttttaaaatcaattcgaattaattaaatactaCTATTTGGTTTGAAGTTTTTACtttaaagaaattcaaattcagTTCTTATAAATCTTACTCTTTGGATAATATATAGCGGATATAGGCATCTAGTGTTTATTACATTTACTTTACtttgttaattagttaaaaataattagtttGCTGTATCATGTCCAAAGTAAAGTTTTGCCATGAAATTCACCAAGATTTTCATATGTTTTATCAACTACGAAATTCACCAAGGTTGTCAAAAGTAAAGACAGCCATACTGATTTTGGGTCTTTGAGTAGAAAAGACGTGCTTGACGAtattttgagtttttgtttatttttctgtATAGCACAGGTGTTTAAGGAAAGGGTGGAGAGTTTTCTTTTGTCTCTTTAGCTCAGGTTAAGGAAGGGAACTGCAATCAAATTTTGTAAAGCAGTTTCCTATGTTTTTGTTTATAGTTTTCTTAATGCACAAGCTTATTGTATTATGCCCATAAAAGTTTCCAGTAAAGTGTTAAAGAGTTCGTATGGCATGATGGTTTAGTGATAATAAAATCacttttcaaataaaaaaaagaagagtgTTCTCCTGTGAAGATTACAATTTATTAAATCCCTTTCGGAAATGCATAAATCACACCAAAGTTGAACAAGTTTCAACAACACACACAaaccttttctttcttattttattgttgTATTAGAAATGGCAAAGGACGATGTTCCAGAAGTGGTGAGGAACAAAAGGGTGATACTGAGGGACTACGTGACTGGTTTTCCAAAAGAATCAGACATGCACATAAGCTTTAGTACCATGATTTTGAAGATACCAGAAAACCACAAACGAGTTGTGCTGGTCAAGAACCTTTACTTGTCTTGTGATCCTTATATGAGACTTCGCATGAGAAATGATCAAGATCCCGAGTTTACACCCTTCACTCCTGGCTCTGTATGCGCTCTGTCTGTCTCTCTTTCTTGGCTTTCTTATTTGCTTCCCCACATGCTGAAATTGCAATGATAAGCTGAAGCCAAAGCCTATGactcaaattttgttgattatatgtatatttCTTTCAAGGGTTGTTCTTCAACcgaaattttcagtttttgattCCCTTTGACAGAATAATATGAATTTGAAACGTGTTATGCATTCCATACTTCAATTGTTCACAGGACAAAGTTTGGTTAAATTGATAGAAGAGTATTACATCTTTCTTTAGGTAGCTTATGGAATATTTTCAATTCCTGctaaatttcatgaaattcttcttttctcattaATGATTTAAGGGCATTGATTATGATTATCATAATTGTGATGCTTGTAATGAATAAGTTTTAGTGGAAGCATTATGATTAATTTCTCGAAGTCAATATTTTGACAATTTAAACATTTCTGCCCAGGTTTAGGAGTATAATAAGATGATAACCCTGCATATGCTTCTTGAACTTTCCATCAGGCTTCATAAGAATATATGGCATTCATGTTTAGTAATGAAGTGGAGTGAGATGACTTTTACTTATCCAAAAAAAGAAGGGAGATGGCCATTTAGTATGGTTGCTTATATAGTGATTGTTTTCCCTCCCTCGATGAAAACTTGCAGCCCATTACTAGGTTTAGAGTGGCTCAAGTTTTGGATTCAACGCACCTCGGCTTCAAGGAAGGTGACTTTGTTTGGGGAACCACAGGATGGGAAGAATACAGTTTCATAGCAAGACCTGAAAGACTCTTCAAGATCAGGCATACGGATTTCCCTCTTTCCTACTATGCTAGGATTCTTGGTAAGTTATTTTCCAGTCAAAcgatttttattttgtttatttaactTCTTTCAAACTGTTTTTCATTTTGGGTGCAAACTAGTACTGCAGATTGATGTTTTGCCCAGGTGTCTTCATGCATGTGTGTTTAGCCATATCATCAGCTGCATACGTCAGTTAAAATTTCACATGCCATCTGGATATTGCAGAAAGAATCCAGCCATTTTACCGGTCCACGACAAAATCAAGTTTGCTTTTTGTCAATTGCATAGTCTAATACTCTCAAGACGGTTGTATGATAATGTTGTAAAACAATTATCCAGCATTAATATTACTTACTAACCAATGCCAATAGTAAAATGATTTGTGGCATTCTCCAGGATACAGATTTAACCAAATTCTGTTGACATATTTTTGCCACATTGCTTTAATTCTCTTCTCTGTGACAcgtgtttttttattattttcataggTATGCCTGGAATGACAGCTTGTGCTGGTTTCTATGAAGTTTGTTCTCCTAAAAGAGGAGAATATGTCTTTGTTTCAGCAGCATCTGGTGCAGTTGGTCAGCTTGTTGGCCAACTTGCAAAGCTGGAAGGTTGCTATGTTGTTGGAAGTGCTGGTAGTAGCGAAAAGGTGAGAATGGGAAACCAGCTGCTTCCTTGTATTTTTTGGGGTAAGTAGTTATAGTATACTCTGTGACTGGTTGCTGCAGTGTGCGGTTTGTATTCTTTATAGCAGGTTCTCCTGCTCATTTCTTGGATAAATAATATCCAGttatccaaaaaataaaaattgtttaaaaaattaacaggAGGATTTTTTTTGAGGGAGCAAGTATTTTGTTAACAAATTGCTAGCTTTGTGAATTATGATGGCATTTCTGACTTTCAGCTCTTATGTTTTAGTAGGTTCAACTATTGAAGGAAAGATTTGGGTTTGATGATGCTTTCAATTACAAAGACGAGCATGACTTAGAGGCAACTTTGAAAAGGTCAGAGATGATCTCAAATCAAAGTACAgttgttattaattattatgttAACAATATATATAGGCTTGCAAATAAAAAGTAATGGGGGAAACAGTATCTTGTGAAAGAAGATGGTCTTATCAATATATATACGTGAAGATGAGTATATTCTCCCATGGATAACACCGTTATTCTAAATATTGGGAATGCACCAATTAAGCAATACTTGTAGACACCTGCAGGTATTTCCCTGAAGGCATTGATATTTACTTTGAGAATGTTGGGGGGAAAATGCTAGATGCAGTACTCATAAATATTAGAGTTCGTGGCCGCGTTGCTGTGTGTGGAATGATCTCACAATACAATCTGGATCAGCCTCAAGGGACTAAGAATTTGATGTGCCTTGTTTATAGGCGGATTCGTATGGAAGGATTTGTGGTTTTTGATTTCTGTCACCTCTACTCAGAGTTCCTCCACAAGATGCTGCCTTTGATCAGAGATGAGAGGATTACTTACATGGAAGACATTGCGGAAGGCCTTGTAAATGCCCCTGCAGCTCTAATAGGAATTTTCAGTGGCAATAACATTGGCAAAAAGATAGTTAGAGTTGCTCCCGAGTGACTGAGTATcgcttctttttcctttgtgCATATTTTTCACCAGTAACTCAgccatttttttccttgtatatttttcttgaaCAATGCTGGGGGATTGCCATAGGACCTGGATTTGGCTGCTTGTTGTCGATGGAAATAGTTTGCTGCTTCTGTGGAGACTGGTTtaatatatactatgtatagATATAAACTATGAGATGGAAAATGTttgattaaaatgttttttatgtcccaaaactaataattttatcttagTAGCACCCTGACATACAAGTGCGACATATTTTCTTTACTAGTTAAATAATATTGGTAAATGGATGAGTTCGGACATGTTTAGAGTGGTTATATAAAATGTTCGAGTCATTACGAAATTGATCGAATCTTTTTACATTCAAGTCATTTTGAATTTGAGcttgaagtaatttttttttttaatttttggatcAATTCAAATTTGTTAGAATTAGaatctaaattttttcatACAGGTTTTTAGGTTCGGGTTCATTTTGCCAAGTTTACGGTTAGATCCCGGCATTATGATCCATGGCGGCCCTCTATCTAATGGACTATGGAAAGGCTGAAGGACTTTTACTCTTCAGATGTGCTCACGACACCAGGCCAAAACCTGATAAGTTGATCGAGTACTTGTTCTTACACTACTTGCATCTTTACATCTGCAGAAGAAGAAACGCTCGGAGAAGACAATTTTATCAACCTTTGCATCTGATATTCGATATATTCTAAAAGATTTCTAACTTTGATGTCCTCAAAAGGTGATACTAATTAAAAGGTTGTAAATCAGATACACTGAGTTGTACAGTGGAACGCCCAATAAAAAAtctcattattctttattgGAAAATATAGGGAAATGCTTTCTACTTGAAATCCGAATGGATTTGGGACAGGTTGAGATTTACAACAACCTAAACTCTGTGGGGAGGAGATTtcaacaaacaaaaacaagtCATCCATTGAAGTTTTCATGTAcgtttcaaaatcttcaaaggTTATAAAACGTTAGAGCTTTATTTTAATAGCAATTCAACTAAAgctttaaatttgtttatcttattatattataacACTTGAAATTGATTCCTAATTAGAATTGgattctatttatttttcagtTGTTTTATAACACTTGAAATTATATACAAATTTGATTTGGACTCGaaatattaagaatataaaaacCTAATTTTTGTACATTTAAATACTATTGCTTGGATTGTGCAACTCAGGAAAAAATCATATCAAAGCGCAACACTAGGTAATCCTCTTTTCTATTCCTTTCCTTCAATTCATGTGGTtcttcgtcattttttttattttaatttttcaaattgtttcATTAACAAAAGAATTCTTTTTTCCAACTTGTATCTAGAAAAGCATGAACAAAAGCATGAAGAATGTCAAAGCAAATTGGGAAAATCTCCCAACACTTTGTCTCTTTTTAGTTCTTGACAAATTAG is drawn from Theobroma cacao cultivar B97-61/B2 chromosome 4, Criollo_cocoa_genome_V2, whole genome shotgun sequence and contains these coding sequences:
- the LOC18602305 gene encoding DUF724 domain-containing protein 2; this translates as MEGDVFSEMIFSEGREVEVTSDEEGFKGAWFTATILEPPKNKTKDKALVQYKNLLDDDNQMPLTEHIKLSFIRPLPPQPKIPDDQCFEVNDVVDAFYLDGWWTGFVSKVFDYPKRYSVSFAHPPEEIEFSSSNLRPHWKWVDGKWVKPSNFQEVLISSDCQELVEVSCNATKDAEATIQLESSDAVKCSNKKHKRSRKNEMGLSTASKGKAKGKRVKRATPEGDATLLHPSQKLKDRSFAELLVLQESNMKDLPSGTPNIAVRAATIFPEKNVGGEQPAVKTWKTYVRDEIEIHLQKEHDMSRFLKEDGAKTGIKRREQPCVVLKIKQPKLVFQMSQSPSAGQNDAAGVLEEMFSREYTATEVESSAISQMERAVERTAIVSATDCQRKEVEVTEKSGGILHDNEEQPPLICYKKKHSGLRKINSVVMEENNTGHIRHGFVNQWNDPREKSLEIMVQSPLLAMTGDNELEDEGLPFVKSLPIWKAVQSMEIFQVMPQNPHFHPLVKLKEILREGVAVGHMLTFASLVQKTLNLTVADPRNLFTSILDALLDLEMLGFDVKAVRDRTSELLVMKDRYGHLQDQSKEVEVQVKQHAHELTKINEEIDINKKMLKELEEKQAILVSIRESKISKIASLQVCADVTTGDIQSVEFDFENLAASPCYPYR
- the LOC18602307 gene encoding 2-alkenal reductase (NADP(+)-dependent), coding for MAKDDVPEVVRNKRVILRDYVTGFPKESDMHISFSTMILKIPENHKRVVLVKNLYLSCDPYMRLRMRNDQDPEFTPFTPGSPITRFRVAQVLDSTHLGFKEGDFVWGTTGWEEYSFIARPERLFKIRHTDFPLSYYARILGMPGMTACAGFYEVCSPKRGEYVFVSAASGAVGQLVGQLAKLEGCYVVGSAGSSEKVQLLKERFGFDDAFNYKDEHDLEATLKRYFPEGIDIYFENVGGKMLDAVLINIRVRGRVAVCGMISQYNLDQPQGTKNLMCLVYRRIRMEGFVVFDFCHLYSEFLHKMLPLIRDERITYMEDIAEGLVNAPAALIGIFSGNNIGKKIVRVAPE